Proteins encoded together in one Thamnophis elegans isolate rThaEle1 chromosome 10, rThaEle1.pri, whole genome shotgun sequence window:
- the MORN4 gene encoding MORN repeat-containing protein 4: protein MTLTKGSFTYSSGEEYCGEWKEGRRHGIGQLTFADGSIYIGHFENGLFNGYGVLNFADGSRYEGEFVQGKFNGVGVFTRYDNMIFEGEFKGGRVDGFGLLTFPDGSHGIPRNEGFFENNKLLRREKCQTVVQRAQSASKMAHSLTA from the exons ATGACCTTGACTAAAGGCTCATTCACTTACTCCAGTGGAGAGGAATActgtggagaatggaaggaag GACGTCGACATGGTATTGGACAATTGACTTTTGCTGATGGCAGCATTTACATAGGACATTTTGAAAATGGTCTCTTCAATGGATATGGAGTACTCAATTTTGCAGATGGTTCCAG ATATGAAGGGGAATTTGTGCAAGGAAAATTCAACGGTGTTGGAGTCTTCACACGCTATGACAACATGATCTTCGAGGGAGAATTCAAGGGTGGAAGGGTTGATGGTTTTG GACTTTTGACTTTTCCTGATGGCTCTCATGGGATACCCCGTAATGAAGGCTTTTTTGAAAACAACAAACTCTTGCGACGGGAAAAGTGCCAGACAGTGGTCCAACGTGCACAGAGTGCCTCCAAGATGGCACACAGCTTGACAGCATAA